Proteins encoded by one window of Kiritimatiellales bacterium:
- a CDS encoding rhamnogalacturonan acetylesterase — protein MMNSLLSILFAFICTVNATAEVKVLVAGDSTVSNNGPESAKYGWGDFIGVHFKDGINVINLAKSGRSSKSFITEGRWDDLIGRVEPGDVVFIQFGHNDQKILVGSEIGTHPGGEYKDNLRRFADEVAAKQGRTVFVTPPRRLTYKSNEPTVLRTDLQVYCDAMKEVAVEKNVPVVDLYALTGVVLHELGEEKAWEFFDTGDRSHFSKTGAAWVAELIMSTVRAEHMLPAELLN, from the coding sequence ATGATGAATAGTCTGTTAAGCATCCTTTTTGCATTCATATGCACTGTAAACGCAACTGCGGAAGTTAAGGTACTGGTGGCCGGCGATTCAACGGTTTCGAACAACGGACCCGAATCCGCCAAATACGGCTGGGGCGATTTTATCGGCGTCCACTTTAAAGACGGCATCAATGTGATAAACCTCGCCAAAAGCGGGCGGAGCTCCAAATCGTTTATCACTGAAGGCCGCTGGGACGATCTGATCGGCCGCGTGGAACCCGGCGATGTGGTTTTTATTCAGTTCGGACATAACGACCAGAAAATCCTGGTCGGTTCCGAAATCGGCACGCATCCCGGCGGCGAATACAAAGACAACCTGCGCCGGTTTGCGGACGAAGTCGCCGCCAAACAAGGCCGGACAGTTTTTGTCACGCCGCCGCGCCGCCTGACCTATAAAAGCAATGAACCGACTGTACTGCGTACCGACCTTCAGGTGTACTGCGATGCCATGAAAGAGGTTGCGGTCGAAAAAAATGTCCCGGTCGTTGATCTTTATGCACTGACCGGCGTCGTACTGCACGAGCTGGGCGAAGAAAAAGCCTGGGAATTTTTTGACACCGGCGACCGTTCTCATTTTTCCAAAACCGGCGCAGCATGGGTGGCTGAATTAATCATGAGCACCGTGCGCGCGGAACATATGCTGCCGGCGGAACTGCTAAACTAA
- a CDS encoding right-handed parallel beta-helix repeat-containing protein translates to MKIIMFVLLAGGALAAELKTIPTFENCSLYWDGDTLPQNHAVQISEAESEIWIDALPLTVTPDYPEWRGSVFGLKEDTPYSVRIMDGTKTIAAQSFRTWTSAPPVAKRYTLKELSPDGYEIVFSERGTPDGWIHISGTPEFNLIDGAQESEETLLFKNAAYVILENVTVRGGIKHGITVRESENIRILNCDIAGFARVGEQRLRYGGSGMYYDGNSVINQEAGVNIDDSENVVVERCFIHSPRSTANSWRFAHPTGPNAVLVKSRGGTVLRYNDFPGSDLRRWNDVVEGFRNYTHGFLRDGDAYGNLLVFSNDDAIELEGLEMNIRAYGNRIEETFCGISIGPCIAGPSYVFRNLIANLGDDEGFSSGALKTGSAVYGYGQVFYLNNTVAVKYKIGTPIGAMPADAQEQIAKVPGYAKMIMSNNVFVSCDTPIARSWVVHPATADYNLLYSEKPEAMDIVRETYTAAGQHAHAIYSAPEFIDAAGANYALAAGSPGAGKAIAVPGISGAGNDLGAFSSSTIFEQIPIRPLPVALDKGRILLGDSPVTVTAVTAPDADAAQLNFTIRKPAGCDWFSVTPESGTLVPGLEQIFTVQLNAEALPENRRGAGTFLVRFANGLSRPVLVFTKDLTPSPDVQLPEGSWSELIEAEHIAAPGRDPEFSSGASGGAYALMTTSGVPFTVRFKIPADGDYQVCLRLKTLVPPGENIMAKFTWNGEQVLDARLRVDERWTWSGIRAPNQPKNLVYGVFRMKKGMHTFSFVPSSDIAVDAVLITDSLQPVR, encoded by the coding sequence ATGAAAATTATAATGTTTGTATTACTGGCCGGCGGAGCGCTGGCAGCGGAATTGAAAACAATTCCAACGTTTGAAAACTGCAGTTTATACTGGGATGGCGACACTCTGCCGCAAAACCATGCGGTACAGATCAGCGAAGCAGAGTCTGAAATCTGGATTGATGCTCTGCCGCTGACAGTTACGCCTGACTACCCCGAATGGCGGGGTTCGGTGTTCGGGTTAAAAGAAGATACGCCCTATTCCGTACGCATCATGGACGGCACAAAAACCATTGCCGCGCAGTCATTCAGAACATGGACATCCGCACCGCCGGTTGCAAAGCGCTATACCCTTAAAGAGCTTTCGCCGGACGGATATGAAATTGTTTTTTCAGAACGGGGCACGCCCGACGGCTGGATTCACATTTCCGGCACACCGGAATTTAATCTGATCGACGGCGCGCAAGAAAGTGAGGAGACGCTGCTGTTTAAAAATGCTGCGTATGTCATTCTGGAAAACGTCACTGTGCGCGGCGGTATTAAGCACGGCATCACGGTGCGTGAGAGCGAAAATATCCGTATTCTGAATTGCGATATCGCCGGATTCGCCCGCGTCGGCGAACAAAGACTGCGGTATGGCGGCAGCGGAATGTATTATGACGGCAACTCAGTGATTAATCAGGAGGCCGGCGTAAATATTGACGACAGTGAAAATGTGGTTGTGGAACGCTGCTTTATTCACTCACCGCGCAGCACTGCAAATTCGTGGCGGTTTGCGCATCCGACCGGCCCGAACGCTGTACTTGTTAAATCACGCGGCGGCACCGTATTGCGCTATAACGATTTCCCCGGTAGCGATCTCCGTCGCTGGAACGACGTCGTTGAAGGGTTTCGCAACTATACACACGGCTTTTTGCGCGACGGCGATGCCTACGGCAATCTGCTGGTGTTTTCAAATGACGACGCCATTGAGCTGGAAGGCTTGGAAATGAATATACGCGCCTATGGCAACCGGATTGAAGAAACGTTTTGCGGTATCAGCATCGGCCCCTGTATCGCCGGCCCGTCCTATGTATTCCGCAATCTGATTGCCAACCTTGGCGATGACGAGGGTTTTTCCAGCGGTGCGTTGAAAACCGGCTCTGCTGTATACGGTTACGGTCAGGTATTTTATTTAAATAATACCGTAGCAGTAAAATATAAGATCGGCACGCCGATCGGCGCGATGCCGGCCGATGCACAGGAACAGATTGCTAAAGTTCCGGGGTATGCAAAAATGATCATGAGCAATAACGTCTTTGTCTCGTGCGATACGCCGATTGCGCGCTCATGGGTCGTTCATCCTGCTACGGCTGATTATAATCTGCTGTATTCAGAAAAACCGGAAGCAATGGACATCGTACGGGAAACGTATACAGCCGCCGGACAGCATGCACATGCCATCTACAGCGCGCCGGAATTTATTGATGCCGCCGGCGCCAATTACGCCCTTGCCGCCGGCAGTCCCGGCGCCGGTAAAGCCATTGCTGTTCCCGGAATTTCCGGCGCCGGAAATGATCTCGGCGCATTTTCCAGCAGCACCATATTTGAACAGATTCCGATCCGACCGCTGCCGGTGGCACTGGACAAAGGCCGGATTTTACTGGGCGACTCTCCGGTCACTGTAACCGCCGTAACCGCTCCGGATGCGGATGCAGCGCAGCTGAACTTTACCATCCGCAAACCGGCGGGTTGCGACTGGTTCAGCGTTACACCGGAATCCGGCACACTGGTTCCCGGACTGGAACAGATCTTTACAGTGCAGTTGAATGCAGAGGCCCTGCCGGAAAACCGGCGAGGCGCAGGAACCTTTTTAGTCCGTTTCGCCAACGGACTGTCGCGTCCGGTACTGGTATTTACAAAAGATCTGACACCGTCACCGGATGTTCAACTGCCGGAAGGCAGCTGGAGTGAATTGATTGAAGCGGAACATATTGCCGCGCCCGGCCGGGATCCGGAATTTTCTAGCGGCGCGTCCGGCGGTGCCTACGCACTGATGACCACTTCCGGCGTACCGTTTACTGTGCGGTTTAAAATTCCCGCTGATGGTGACTATCAGGTGTGCCTGCGGTTAAAAACGCTGGTGCCACCCGGAGAAAATATCATGGCAAAATTCACTTGGAACGGAGAACAGGTGCTTGATGCCAGACTGCGGGTGGATGAACGCTGGACATGGAGCGGCATCAGAGCACCCAACCAGCCGAAAAACCTGGTGTACGGCGTATTCCGTATGAAAAAAGGAATGCATACATTTTCGTTTGTGCCGAGCAGCGATATAGCCGTGGACGCAGTTTTGATTACCGACTCGCTGCAGCCTGTCCGCTGA
- a CDS encoding right-handed parallel beta-helix repeat-containing protein: protein MSITAFLLIAGGMLSAELKTVPTFENCSLYWSGSTLPDTHTVQICEANSTLWIDALPLTVTPDYPEWRGSVFDLKEDTSYSVRIMDGTKTLAVQSFRTWTSAPPIAKHYTLNDLSPDGRPVVFTEQGSADGWIYISGTPDCRLLDGGENADEALLFTNAAYVIFENITVRGGIKYGITVQESENIRILNCDIAGFGRVGEQRLRYGGTGQYYDNNSIINDAGINIDDSENVVVERCFIHSPRGTSNPWRFAHPTGPNAVFVKSRGGTVLRYNDFPGSSLHRWNDVIQGYSNYNHGFLRNGDLYGNLLVFANDDAVELDGLQMNIRAYGNRIEETYCGVSIGPCIAGPSYVFRNLIANLGDEDGFSNASFKAGSAVYGYGRVFYLNNTVAAKYKIGSTIGTMPDDAPEQIAKVPGYAKMNTRNNVLSSRQFPITQSWIDHPANVDYDLLYSTNSNTLEAVKRTYMAAGQCAHAIFSAPEFADTAGADYALAAGSPGAGKAIAIPGISGAGNDVGAFANDTIFEQIPIRPLPVALDKGRILLGESPVAVTAVTAPDADAAQLNFTIRKPADCDWFSVTPGSGALVPGQEQIFTVLLNTDALPKSRRGAGTFLVRFASGLSRPVLVFTEDLPPPAVVQLPENCWSRLIEAEHIATPGTDPEFSGSASGGGYAVVKKNSDPFTVTFTIPADGDYQVCLRLKTLAPPGESITAKLTWNGEPVVLDTKLRADEGWTWSGVRAPNQSKNQHYGVFRMTKGTHTFSFVPDSNIAVDAVLITDSMLGNWAPETTYTYYNGSTATAGLGMPDNWGAGLPSDDNDITGIITNNVNMPLSSTIFSGWKAIQTAGTISRGGLIMFHDGAHWTLQGGTITSGQHIAIGYSNTAGTVVMTGGTLTANTNFLIQAGGFVSQSGGTLTFGGQAQIGSSANGAGTVNIFAGTGTFNTAGIAANGLAIAGAGSRLTFFGGNWTVAGNLNFGNSLGTNAGLCFDAGDGSLTVDSLSFNGGYINFMTGSEGRLTVTGFSGAADFEAWWDAGRIRRNGSAAGDFSSLFQVIDGKTLLIR, encoded by the coding sequence ATGAGCATTACCGCGTTTCTGTTGATCGCCGGCGGAATGCTGTCGGCGGAGCTGAAGACTGTTCCGACGTTTGAAAACTGCAGTCTGTACTGGAGCGGCAGCACTCTGCCGGATACTCATACCGTACAGATTTGCGAGGCAAATTCAACGCTATGGATTGATGCACTGCCGCTAACGGTTACTCCGGACTATCCTGAATGGCGCGGATCTGTGTTCGATTTAAAAGAAGATACATCATATTCTGTACGCATCATGGACGGCACAAAGACCCTTGCTGTACAATCGTTCAGAACATGGACATCTGCACCGCCGATTGCAAAACACTACACTCTCAACGATCTTTCGCCGGACGGCAGACCGGTTGTGTTTACTGAACAGGGATCAGCTGACGGCTGGATTTATATTTCCGGAACGCCGGACTGCCGCTTACTGGACGGCGGGGAGAATGCGGATGAAGCACTGCTGTTTACGAATGCTGCATATGTTATTTTTGAAAACATTACAGTGCGTGGCGGCATCAAATACGGCATTACAGTGCAGGAAAGTGAAAATATCCGGATTCTGAACTGTGATATTGCAGGATTCGGGCGCGTCGGCGAACAAAGGCTCCGTTATGGCGGCACCGGACAATATTATGACAACAATTCAATAATTAATGATGCCGGCATAAATATTGATGACAGCGAAAATGTGGTCGTGGAACGCTGCTTCATTCACTCTCCACGCGGCACTTCAAATCCCTGGCGCTTTGCTCATCCAACCGGTCCGAACGCAGTTTTTGTAAAATCGCGCGGCGGCACCGTGCTTCGTTACAATGATTTTCCCGGCAGCAGTCTGCACCGCTGGAACGATGTTATTCAGGGCTATTCTAACTATAACCACGGATTTTTACGCAACGGCGACCTCTACGGCAATCTGCTGGTGTTTGCAAACGATGATGCCGTTGAACTGGACGGACTGCAGATGAACATCCGCGCCTATGGCAACCGGATCGAAGAAACCTACTGTGGCGTCAGTATCGGCCCCTGTATTGCCGGACCATCTTATGTGTTCCGCAATCTGATTGCGAATCTAGGCGACGAAGACGGTTTTTCAAATGCCTCGTTTAAAGCCGGCTCAGCAGTGTACGGCTACGGCCGGGTGTTTTATTTGAACAATACGGTGGCAGCAAAATATAAAATCGGTTCGACGATCGGCACTATGCCTGACGATGCGCCGGAGCAGATCGCCAAAGTTCCGGGCTACGCAAAAATGAATACGCGCAACAATGTACTGTCCAGCCGGCAGTTTCCGATCACGCAGTCATGGATCGATCATCCTGCCAATGTCGATTATGATCTGTTGTATTCAACCAATTCGAATACGCTTGAAGCAGTAAAAAGAACATATATGGCTGCCGGACAGTGTGCGCATGCCATATTCAGCGCGCCGGAATTTGCTGATACCGCCGGCGCTGATTATGCCCTCGCCGCCGGCAGTCCCGGCGCCGGCAAAGCCATTGCCATCCCGGGAATTTCCGGCGCCGGAAATGATGTCGGTGCATTTGCCAACGACACAATATTTGAACAGATTCCGATCCGTCCGCTGCCGGTGGCGCTGGACAAAGGCCGGATTTTACTGGGCGAATCTCCGGTCGCTGTAACCGCCGTAACCGCTCCGGATGCGGATGCGGCGCAGTTGAACTTTACCATCCGCAAACCGGCAGACTGCGACTGGTTCAGCGTTACGCCGGGATCCGGCGCGCTGGTTCCCGGTCAGGAACAGATCTTTACGGTACTGTTGAATACAGATGCTTTGCCGAAAAGCCGGCGCGGTGCCGGAACATTCTTAGTCCGTTTTGCCAGCGGACTGTCGCGGCCGGTGCTGGTGTTTACAGAAGATCTTCCGCCGCCGGCAGTCGTTCAACTGCCGGAAAACTGCTGGAGCCGGCTGATCGAAGCGGAGCACATTGCCACTCCAGGCACGGACCCTGAATTTTCAGGCAGTGCATCGGGCGGCGGATATGCCGTGGTGAAAAAGAACAGCGATCCGTTTACGGTAACGTTTACCATTCCTGCCGACGGCGATTATCAGGTGTGCCTGCGGTTAAAAACACTGGCGCCACCCGGAGAAAGCATCACGGCAAAACTCACCTGGAACGGTGAACCGGTGGTGCTTGATACCAAACTGCGGGCGGATGAAGGCTGGACGTGGAGCGGCGTCAGAGCGCCCAACCAATCCAAAAACCAGCATTATGGCGTGTTTCGCATGACAAAAGGAACGCACACATTTTCGTTTGTGCCGGACAGTAATATCGCCGTGGACGCGGTTTTAATTACCGACTCGATGCTCGGCAACTGGGCGCCGGAAACAACATATACCTATTATAACGGAAGTACGGCGACGGCAGGACTGGGGATGCCGGACAACTGGGGCGCCGGACTGCCGTCGGACGATAACGATATTACCGGCATAATTACAAACAATGTAAACATGCCGCTCTCATCGACAATATTTTCCGGCTGGAAAGCGATTCAAACCGCCGGAACAATTTCACGCGGCGGGTTGATCATGTTTCATGACGGCGCTCATTGGACGCTTCAGGGCGGCACAATTACAAGCGGACAGCATATTGCCATCGGATATTCCAATACGGCGGGAACTGTTGTGATGACCGGCGGCACACTGACCGCAAATACAAATTTTCTGATACAGGCCGGCGGTTTTGTATCGCAGAGCGGAGGCACACTGACGTTCGGCGGTCAGGCACAAATCGGAAGTTCGGCCAACGGCGCCGGCACTGTGAATATTTTTGCCGGAACCGGCACATTTAATACTGCCGGAATCGCCGCAAACGGTCTGGCGATTGCCGGCGCCGGCTCGCGGCTAACGTTTTTCGGCGGCAATTGGACTGTTGCCGGAAATTTAAATTTCGGGAACTCACTGGGAACCAATGCCGGACTTTGCTTTGACGCCGGTGATGGATCGCTGACGGTGGACTCTCTTTCGTTTAACGGCGGATATATTAATTTTATGACCGGCTCTGAGGGACGTCTGACCGTTACCGGTTTTTCTGGCGCGGCTGACTTCGAGGCATGGTGGGACGCCGGCAGAATCCGGCGGAACGGCTCCGCTGCCGGAGATTTTTCGTCACTGTTTCAGGTAATTGACGGAAAAACACTGCTGATTCGATGA